The Hymenobacter sp. GOD-10R genome includes a window with the following:
- a CDS encoding OmpA family protein, translated as MRNVLAKSAALGLALLAAAPDGHAQTSDQKTAINIYGSTLQYHGDLGSEWFKHDKIEKGFGIGVDRYVAKGLDVGLNLSYGDMKFNANPPKNALYVLEGKTVRGFDANVVNVGIPIKLKLNNGTWALKEDAFFAPYLIVQPGVFFASTDRRFTDQTQRNSNVDIYAFDIMGAAGIKLQFSPAFSIFVQTGQHYPLSDRVDGVALKGNINDRYLQHTAGITVGLGKPKDTDGDGVPDRKDKCPDTPAGVAVDPNGCPLDGDGDGVPDYQDKCPTEKGLATLEGCPDRDGDGVRDGDDACPDQAGLPALKGCPDSDGDGVRDSDDKCPGTPAGTQVDATGCPVVTDADGDGVPDDRDKCPGTAPGSTVDSTGCRVIDPALMEKVKPVQFETNSTVLRKSSYPTLDNVITILNQYPEYSVRISGHADSRGTDEYNQGLSERRAASAKRYFTTKKMDPNRITTEGFGESQPAAPNTSKAGQAKNRRVEFKFEFYIPSAPQP; from the coding sequence ATGAGAAACGTTCTAGCAAAATCTGCTGCCCTGGGTCTGGCGCTGCTGGCGGCTGCCCCCGACGGGCACGCGCAGACCTCGGACCAAAAAACTGCCATCAACATCTATGGCAGCACCCTACAGTACCACGGCGACCTAGGCTCGGAGTGGTTTAAGCACGACAAAATCGAGAAAGGCTTCGGCATTGGCGTTGACCGCTACGTAGCTAAAGGTCTTGATGTAGGCTTGAACCTGAGCTACGGCGACATGAAGTTCAATGCCAACCCACCCAAGAACGCATTGTATGTGCTAGAAGGTAAAACCGTGCGGGGGTTCGATGCGAACGTGGTGAACGTAGGCATTCCGATCAAACTGAAGCTGAACAACGGCACGTGGGCGCTGAAAGAAGATGCTTTCTTCGCTCCCTACCTGATTGTGCAGCCAGGCGTATTCTTCGCCAGCACCGACCGTCGCTTCACCGACCAGACGCAGCGTAACTCCAATGTCGACATCTATGCGTTCGACATCATGGGTGCTGCTGGTATCAAGCTGCAGTTCTCGCCTGCTTTCTCCATCTTCGTTCAAACCGGCCAGCACTATCCGCTGAGCGACCGGGTTGATGGGGTAGCGCTGAAAGGCAACATCAATGACCGCTACCTACAACACACCGCTGGTATCACGGTAGGCCTAGGCAAACCAAAAGATACGGACGGCGACGGTGTTCCAGACCGCAAAGACAAGTGCCCCGATACGCCCGCTGGCGTAGCTGTTGATCCTAACGGCTGCCCACTTGACGGTGACGGCGACGGTGTACCGGATTACCAAGACAAGTGCCCCACCGAAAAAGGCTTGGCTACCCTCGAAGGCTGCCCTGACCGCGACGGTGACGGCGTACGTGACGGCGACGACGCTTGCCCAGACCAAGCTGGTCTGCCTGCTCTGAAAGGCTGCCCTGACTCGGACGGTGACGGTGTACGTGACTCGGATGACAAGTGCCCCGGCACTCCTGCTGGCACGCAAGTAGACGCTACGGGCTGCCCAGTAGTAACTGACGCTGACGGCGACGGTGTACCAGATGACCGCGATAAGTGCCCTGGCACTGCTCCTGGCTCAACGGTTGACTCGACTGGCTGCCGCGTAATCGACCCAGCGTTGATGGAGAAAGTGAAGCCAGTACAGTTCGAAACGAACAGCACCGTGCTCCGCAAGTCTTCTTACCCAACCCTCGACAACGTAATCACGATCCTGAACCAGTATCCTGAATACAGCGTCCGCATCTCGGGCCACGCAGATAGCCGCGGCACGGATGAGTACAACCAAGGCTTGTCGGAACGTCGCGCTGCTTCGGCTAAGCGTTACTTCACCACCAAGAAGATGGATCCGAACCGCATCACGACCGAAGGCTTCGGCGAATCGCAACCAGCTGCTCCGAACACTTCGAAAGCAGGTCAAGCGAAGAACCGTCGCGTAGAGTTCAAGTTCGAGTTCTACATCCCAAGCGCACCTCAGCCGTAA